A window of the Tripterygium wilfordii isolate XIE 37 chromosome 12, ASM1340144v1, whole genome shotgun sequence genome harbors these coding sequences:
- the LOC120010352 gene encoding protein CREG1-like gives MAIRDGVRSSFVIYVALFLLGCQDSVKGHFLSTSKPDRHDAAASARWLVSQNSWGVLNTLSSDLGGTPFGNVVSFSDGPYDKGTGIPYFYLTTLDPTARNALKDQRSSFTISEYPLGTCGKRDPMNPACAKITLTGKLKELEENSKEAELARNALFTKHPEMKGWPKKHNFQFFELEIEDIFLINWFGGPKALTVEQYLHHRKDKSNSIQWMPY, from the exons ATGGCTATCAGGGACGGCGTTCGCTCTTCCTTTGTTATCTATGTGGCTTTGTTCTTATTGGGCTGTCAAGATTCTGTAAAGGGACACTTCCTGTCTACTTCGAAACCCGATCGCCATGACGCTGCTGCCAGTGCTCGTTGGCTGGTATCACAGAATTCTTGGGGGGTTTTGAA CACCCTATCAAGTGATTTGGGTGGCACACCCTTTGG GAATGTTGTTTCTTTTAGTGATGGACCATATGATAAAGGCACTGGCATTCCTTACTTCTATTTGACAACTCTTGATCCAACTGCGAGGAATGCACTAAAAGATCAGAGGTCATCATTCACTATCAGTGAGTATCCTTTAGGAACTTGTGGCAAGAGAGACCCTATGAATCCCGCTTGTGCGAAGATTACATTAACAGGAAAG TTGAAGGAACTTGAGGAAAACTCCAAAGAAGCAGAATTGGCACGGAATGCCTTGTTTACAAAGCATCCAGAGATGAAGG GCTGGCCTAAGAAACACAACTTCCAGTTTTTCGAATTGGAGATTGAAGATATATTTTTGATCAATTGGTTTGGTGGCCCGAAGGCTCTCACGGTGGAGCAGTACCTGCATCATAGAAA GGACAAGTCCAACTCTATTCAGTGGATGCCCTACTGA
- the LOC120011483 gene encoding protein NRT1/ PTR FAMILY 5.8-like isoform X1, which yields MNIIFFNNFKWFLIKFVCFCMWVMLVIAGMERFAFKGVASNLVTYLTDVVKMSNSAAAKTVNSWVGLTSIMPLLVVPLADSYCDRYSTILASSSLYVLGLVALTSTAFASASSPASKISTSSFRFWSLCLISLGQGGYNPSLQAFGAEQLETEDELPCTKDDQKPNKKSVFFQWWYFGVCTGSLLGVTVMSYIQDTFGWVLGFAMPTLAMVLSIVFFSYGTRIYRYISKDESMHNRSFSGMVRSIKEIVSKLKPTKISLSNEKSATVELELQEKPLCNQNSGSMNALEQNPQKCNNLLMNARVVLRLLPIWTMLLVFAIIFQQPVTFFTKQGMTMKRNIGSFKIPPATLQSAITVSIILLMPLYDKVLIPTTRLITRKEKGISVMQRMGIGMFLSIIAMVIAAVVEMRRVEISRIESKSETVPLSIFLLLPQSILLGVSDIFTVVGMQEFFYGEVPVRMRTMGLALYTSVFGVGSFLSALLISLVEFFTSSRGKEGSWFSDDLCEARLDKYYWLLALLSALSLFFYVILCRFFKSRSELEN from the exons atgaatatcattttttttaacaatttcaaaTGGTTTTTGAttaaatttgtttgtttttgtatgTGGGTGATGTTAGTGATAGCTGGTATGGAGAGGTTTGCATTTAAGGGGGTGGCATCAAACTTAGTGACATACCTAACAGATGTGGTTAAGATGAGCAACTCGGCTGCAGCAAAGACAGTGAATAGTTGGGTTGGATTGACATCAATAATGCCACTCTTAGTGGTACCTCTTGCTGACTCTTATTGCGATCGATATTCCACCATTTTGGCCTCCTCTTCTTTGTATGTTCTG GGGCTTGTGGCATTGACATCGACAGCATTTGCTTCGGCATCGTCTCCTGCAAGCAAAATAAGCACTTCTTCATTCCGATTTTGGTCTCTCTGCTTGATATCACTAGGCCAAGGTGGATACAATCCATCCCTGCAAGCATTTGGAGCAGAACAACTTGAAACTGAAGACGAATTGCCCTGCACCAAAGATGACCAGAAGCCAAACAAGAAGAGTGTGTTCTTCCAATGGTGGTACTTTGGTGTATGCACCGGCAGTCTTTTAGGTGTTACAGTTATGTCATACATTCAAGACACTTTTGGTTGGGTCCTGGGATTTGCAATGCCAACGCTCGCAATGGTTTTATCGATCGTATTCTTCTCGTATGGAACCCGGATATACAGATACATTTCAAAGGATGAATCGATGCACAACAGGAGCTTCAGCGGCATGGTTCGCTCCATCAAGGAAATTGTATCTAAATTGAAGCCTACAAAGATTTCCCTATCAAATGAAAAATCCGCAACCGTGGAGCTAGA GCTTCAGGAGAAACCGCTTTGCAATCAGAATTCGGGCAGCATGAATGCTCTGGAACAGAATCCGCAAAAATGCAACAATCTACTTATGAATGCCAGAGTAGTTCTCCGGCTTCTCCCTATTTGGACAATGCTGCTAGTGTTTGCAATCATTTTCCAACAACCTGTAACTTTCTTTACGAAGCAAGGCATGACAATGAAGAGAAACATTGGCAGTTTCAAAATCCCACCAGCAACACTACAGAGTGCTATTACAGTATCCATAATTCTTTTGATGCCGCTATATGACAAAGTTTTGATTCCAACTACAAGGCTGATTACTCGCAAAGAAAAGGGTATCAGTGTTATGCAAAGAATGGGGATCGGTATGTTCCTATCTATCATAGCCATGGTCATAGCTGCGGTAGTTGAGATGAGAAGGGTCGAGATCAGCAGAATTGAGTCAAAATCAGAAACGGTGCCATTGAGCATATTTTTGTTGCTGCCTCAGTCTATTCTGCTAGGCGTGTCCGACATCTTTACTGTCGTTGGGATGCAAGAGTTCTTCTACGGTGAAGTTCCGGTTAGAATGAGAACAATGGGGCTTGCACTTTACACTAGTGTATTTGGTGTGGGGAGCTTCTTGAGTGCTTTACTTATCTCCCTTGTTGAATTTTTCACAAGTTCAAGAGGAAAAGAAGGAAGCTGGTTCTCTGACGACTTGTGCGAGGCCCGGCTAGACAAATACTACTGGCTTCTGGCTTTGTTAAGTGCACTCAGCTTGtttttttatgtgattttgtGTAGATTTTTCAAGAGTAGAAGTGAATTGGAAAACTAG
- the LOC120011339 gene encoding protein CREG2-like isoform X1, whose translation MHILPKHAQMATSGLVNSFFVIYLAFYFLGFQDSVQGRLLSTSKPDPNAAAASARWLVSQNSWGVLNTLSTELGGAPFGNVASFSDGPYDKGIGIPYFYLTALDPTARNALKDPRSSFTMSEYPLGTCGKTDPMNPTCAKITLTGKLLELKENSEEAEFAQNALFTKHPEMKDWPKDHSFQFYKLEIEDIFLINWFGGRKPLTVDQYLHAS comes from the exons ATGCACATATTACCCAAACACGCACAAATGGCAACAAGTGGCCTTGTTAATTCTTTCTTTGTCATCTATTTGGCCTTCTATTTTCTGGGTTTTCAAGATTCTGTGCAGGGACGCTTGCTATCTACCTCGAAACCTGATCCAAATGCTGCTGCTGCTAGTGCTCGTTGGTTGGTCTCCCAGAATTCTTGGGGGGTTTTGAA CACCCTCTCAACTGAATTGGGTGGAGCGCCCTTTgg GAATGTTGCTTCTTTTAGCGATGGACCGTATGATAAAGGTATTGGCATCCCATACTTCTATTTGACAGCTCTTGATCCAACTGCAAGGAATGCATTAAAAGACCCGAGGTCGTCCTTCACAATGAGTGAGTACCCTTTAGGAACTTGTGGCAAGACAGATCCTATGAATCCAACATGTGCGAAGATCACGCTAACCGGAAAG TTGCTAGAGCTCAAGGAAAACTCTGAAGAAGCTGAATTTGCTCAGAATGCCTTGTTTACAAAGCATCCAGAGATGAAAG ACTGGCCCAAGGATCACAGCTTCCAGTTTTACAAATTAGAGATTGAAGATATATTTTTGATTAATTGGTTCGGTGGTCGTAAGCCTCTCACGGTGGATCAGTACCTGCATGCATCCTAA
- the LOC120011339 gene encoding protein CREG2-like isoform X2, producing MHILPKHAQMATSGLVNSFFVIYLAFYFLGFQDSVQGRLLSTSKPDPNAAAASARCTLSTELGGAPFGNVASFSDGPYDKGIGIPYFYLTALDPTARNALKDPRSSFTMSEYPLGTCGKTDPMNPTCAKITLTGKLLELKENSEEAEFAQNALFTKHPEMKDWPKDHSFQFYKLEIEDIFLINWFGGRKPLTVDQYLHAS from the exons ATGCACATATTACCCAAACACGCACAAATGGCAACAAGTGGCCTTGTTAATTCTTTCTTTGTCATCTATTTGGCCTTCTATTTTCTGGGTTTTCAAGATTCTGTGCAGGGACGCTTGCTATCTACCTCGAAACCTGATCCAAATGCTGCTGCTGCTAGTGCTCGTTG CACCCTCTCAACTGAATTGGGTGGAGCGCCCTTTgg GAATGTTGCTTCTTTTAGCGATGGACCGTATGATAAAGGTATTGGCATCCCATACTTCTATTTGACAGCTCTTGATCCAACTGCAAGGAATGCATTAAAAGACCCGAGGTCGTCCTTCACAATGAGTGAGTACCCTTTAGGAACTTGTGGCAAGACAGATCCTATGAATCCAACATGTGCGAAGATCACGCTAACCGGAAAG TTGCTAGAGCTCAAGGAAAACTCTGAAGAAGCTGAATTTGCTCAGAATGCCTTGTTTACAAAGCATCCAGAGATGAAAG ACTGGCCCAAGGATCACAGCTTCCAGTTTTACAAATTAGAGATTGAAGATATATTTTTGATTAATTGGTTCGGTGGTCGTAAGCCTCTCACGGTGGATCAGTACCTGCATGCATCCTAA
- the LOC120011483 gene encoding protein NRT1/ PTR FAMILY 5.8-like isoform X2 — protein MAGGHRGLNKSCTVLIVIAGMERFAFKGVASNLVTYLTDVVKMSNSAAAKTVNSWVGLTSIMPLLVVPLADSYCDRYSTILASSSLYVLGLVALTSTAFASASSPASKISTSSFRFWSLCLISLGQGGYNPSLQAFGAEQLETEDELPCTKDDQKPNKKSVFFQWWYFGVCTGSLLGVTVMSYIQDTFGWVLGFAMPTLAMVLSIVFFSYGTRIYRYISKDESMHNRSFSGMVRSIKEIVSKLKPTKISLSNEKSATVELELQEKPLCNQNSGSMNALEQNPQKCNNLLMNARVVLRLLPIWTMLLVFAIIFQQPVTFFTKQGMTMKRNIGSFKIPPATLQSAITVSIILLMPLYDKVLIPTTRLITRKEKGISVMQRMGIGMFLSIIAMVIAAVVEMRRVEISRIESKSETVPLSIFLLLPQSILLGVSDIFTVVGMQEFFYGEVPVRMRTMGLALYTSVFGVGSFLSALLISLVEFFTSSRGKEGSWFSDDLCEARLDKYYWLLALLSALSLFFYVILCRFFKSRSELEN, from the exons ATGGCTGGCGGACATAGAGGACTCAACAAATCATGTACTGTTCTCATAG TGATAGCTGGTATGGAGAGGTTTGCATTTAAGGGGGTGGCATCAAACTTAGTGACATACCTAACAGATGTGGTTAAGATGAGCAACTCGGCTGCAGCAAAGACAGTGAATAGTTGGGTTGGATTGACATCAATAATGCCACTCTTAGTGGTACCTCTTGCTGACTCTTATTGCGATCGATATTCCACCATTTTGGCCTCCTCTTCTTTGTATGTTCTG GGGCTTGTGGCATTGACATCGACAGCATTTGCTTCGGCATCGTCTCCTGCAAGCAAAATAAGCACTTCTTCATTCCGATTTTGGTCTCTCTGCTTGATATCACTAGGCCAAGGTGGATACAATCCATCCCTGCAAGCATTTGGAGCAGAACAACTTGAAACTGAAGACGAATTGCCCTGCACCAAAGATGACCAGAAGCCAAACAAGAAGAGTGTGTTCTTCCAATGGTGGTACTTTGGTGTATGCACCGGCAGTCTTTTAGGTGTTACAGTTATGTCATACATTCAAGACACTTTTGGTTGGGTCCTGGGATTTGCAATGCCAACGCTCGCAATGGTTTTATCGATCGTATTCTTCTCGTATGGAACCCGGATATACAGATACATTTCAAAGGATGAATCGATGCACAACAGGAGCTTCAGCGGCATGGTTCGCTCCATCAAGGAAATTGTATCTAAATTGAAGCCTACAAAGATTTCCCTATCAAATGAAAAATCCGCAACCGTGGAGCTAGA GCTTCAGGAGAAACCGCTTTGCAATCAGAATTCGGGCAGCATGAATGCTCTGGAACAGAATCCGCAAAAATGCAACAATCTACTTATGAATGCCAGAGTAGTTCTCCGGCTTCTCCCTATTTGGACAATGCTGCTAGTGTTTGCAATCATTTTCCAACAACCTGTAACTTTCTTTACGAAGCAAGGCATGACAATGAAGAGAAACATTGGCAGTTTCAAAATCCCACCAGCAACACTACAGAGTGCTATTACAGTATCCATAATTCTTTTGATGCCGCTATATGACAAAGTTTTGATTCCAACTACAAGGCTGATTACTCGCAAAGAAAAGGGTATCAGTGTTATGCAAAGAATGGGGATCGGTATGTTCCTATCTATCATAGCCATGGTCATAGCTGCGGTAGTTGAGATGAGAAGGGTCGAGATCAGCAGAATTGAGTCAAAATCAGAAACGGTGCCATTGAGCATATTTTTGTTGCTGCCTCAGTCTATTCTGCTAGGCGTGTCCGACATCTTTACTGTCGTTGGGATGCAAGAGTTCTTCTACGGTGAAGTTCCGGTTAGAATGAGAACAATGGGGCTTGCACTTTACACTAGTGTATTTGGTGTGGGGAGCTTCTTGAGTGCTTTACTTATCTCCCTTGTTGAATTTTTCACAAGTTCAAGAGGAAAAGAAGGAAGCTGGTTCTCTGACGACTTGTGCGAGGCCCGGCTAGACAAATACTACTGGCTTCTGGCTTTGTTAAGTGCACTCAGCTTGtttttttatgtgattttgtGTAGATTTTTCAAGAGTAGAAGTGAATTGGAAAACTAG